The genome window ttttttttttcactttcaaataatTCCTGCAGGCCAGCCAGATTGACCAATTTTGGCCCACGGGGCGTATATTTGAAACTACTGCTTTGGAGGCAAAATTTTCCGGAAAATTTCAATTTGTACGACCACAGGGCGTTGCACTGTGCACACTCCAAACAAATATCTTGCTCATTAACTTCCTGGCTTTTATTGCATTGGCTTGTATTCATTCTGTCTGTTGGCACCATCTCGCCTCTTCCTGTTTGAGGATACTCCTTTCACTCAGTGCTGTTTTATTTTCGAGCCATCTTTCAGGAGAATCTGGTCAGAGGTGCTCACTTGTGGTTATCCTGGTGTGTTGCCAGAATGTCGCTATGTGCATGCTCACACCGCAAGGGTTTGAGTTCAGTGATGAAGTGCTGAATTCGAAACCACACATGCTGTTGACACGTGTGTTGACCAGGGAATATCCGGTGACCTGAAGTAAGGAACAAATTGACTGTAGATTGGAGGGATTTGATGATTTTCTCCAAATACAGACAGTGAGAAAACATTCACCAAGCTCTCTTGATGTTTTTGCACTGTTGAAGTAATAACCATGTTGTTGTGGACCTTGGCTTCACCCCTTGATACTTGTGCCTGCCTGAATCATCTGCTTAAACCTTGACTATGACAAGAATGGAGCAGACAAGAGGTCCAGCCATTGCCATCTAGTCTGGAGCACTGGAAAACAATCTCAATCTAGCTCTCCTgtccttttctttttataattGTTCTTCCGCCTGCCACCTCTCTTAACTCTTTTTATATTTCCTCTGAGAGCATGTTGAATCCCTTTTTCTCACGCTCCCAGTGCAGCGAGCTGGAAGATGAAGATCTTTTCCATGGCGTAGCAAAGGCTGTGCATATGATACTTTGAGTGCCGCCTGTGAAGAGGCTTAAAAAGGGAGCAACCTGCTAAACAATTACAGTCGACGCTCGTTAATGTGCCTGAGTCGCTGCCATAAACCTTATTGTGACTTCTGTCCAATGCTGGCCTCATTATTGCCTGGTTATTGAGACGTGTATGGCCCTCAATCGCAAGTCTGAATGACACATTAATGAGCGGGAGAACTGGCCAAGATAAGCCTTCTACTTTCTCCTACCAGCAAGACATTGACTTTTAGTAGTGGCTAAATATAGCTGATTTCTTGGAGAATAAAACAGGACTAGCAGGCAATGTTTACAACTCTGAACTCTGAACGGTTCCACCTGTCATCTCATGTGTATATAGAGAGAACACATCACTCTTATACTGTTCTGTGCCAAAAAACCTTGcgtatttttattattcccaCTGATTTAACGATGTTTAACAGCAGTCATCTCTCAACTTATTTAAACACAATACACAATGTGTGGCTCGTAcgggtggagtgagctgttaTTAGCCTCAATCCAAACACTTATCGGTTCTCCTATTATGAACAAGAAAATCAAAGGCGAGCGAGCGGTTAAGTGTTCCAAGTGATGTCATCACGTTAAATGTCCAAATGGATTGCTGATGTTATCCCCTTAAGCGCCCGGTCACTCTGTTGCTATTGCTAATCCAATGCCGGTCACAGCATTGCATTTGGGTATTTCTATAGTATGATGTGATGTATTAACCAGTTAGTATTCAATTAATTCCAGCAATTCGTGTTTCCATTGCATGATAGTTGCTTTACACGGTCATACTGAACTGATGCTTCTCTTTGTGGGAAAACCAGGTACTACCAGGTACTGCGTGGTACTATTTCAAATACCTGGTCAGCAGGGTATCGAAGCCGATTCCATATGGTTGAGATGAAACACTGCTGTCACTCATGCTTGAGCAGATTCCTCATTGCATTATTGTAACATTTGAGAATACAAGTtacaaatgacaaacaaaaactcatgctaacattagcttacCCTATTGCTATGACTTAGCTTTGGATGGTCCAGGACTGTAAGTCTCCACTTTTTGTCGCTGGTTGCCCAAAGTCTCCTCTAAAATAACACAGACTCTTGTTCTCCTGTTTTTTGGTGGTGATGTTTTCAGTTACCCACAGTACTATTTTGAAGGCCAGTAGAAAAAGTGTCATTAGAGGGGTTATGGGCAACTAACTACATTCATGCATTTGGCAAAACAGTTCGAACAGCTTGTCACTTCCTTCCGGCTTGGGTAAATGGCGGAGCCCTGCAAGCAGGAGACCTGAACAAAGCGCCCGTAGGAACTTTCGATGTTGATAATGTCTTTGTTTTACACGAGATGTCTTCAAGAactaccaaagatgacaatatccgaTGTTTAGGGTTCATTGAAGTTTATATCatacaatatttgtataaataaattgtatgtttaacttttgtccgaagacaccagccaaaaagaaaacacaattttcagGTTCAAGCCATCATGACATCAACCAGTAGGTATGCTAGTTATCACAGCATATGCAGGAAGTCAACTCAactgttttccaggtttggtcatgtgactttctgcATGTAGCAGATTGGCATAGTATCTTGGAGGATCATTCTATTTGCAGCTCACATTTTGGTGAGCTCCAGAATTTGGTGTGCACTTAAATAACACTGGCAACAATATTTATGAGCGTACAAGTGGAATTTTTAGAATTGCAATATGttgtaaaaatataaagaatATGACATTATTGTTTGACATTATTGTTGTTCATGGATCATGAGTTACAGTAATACCTCAATGCTCAGGTACCGGACATACAGGAGGCCGAGGTACAAGGTGGCTTACAAGATGGTGACAGAAATGGAGTGGAGATGTTGCCATGGATACTCAGGGGAGGACTGTCACGATGGGCCAGTCAACGCAGGCCGACCCAGTGTCACACAGGCAGGCTCCACGCAAGGTGGCGGACAGAGTGGAAATGGTAATTAGCAGCATGATGTCAAACTCATGTACAATTTAATCGCAGTCGGtcaaaaatctaaagaactttCATATTGACAATTTTCAGCAATTTTTTTAAGGATcctgcttgtcctcactagggtcgcgggtatgctggagcctaatcACAGCTATCTTTtgagtgagaggcagggtataccctgaactggtcgccagccaattacagggcacatatgaacaaacaaccatccgcactcacattcacacacacttagaaatatataaatatatatatatatatatatataaatatatatatatatatatatatatatatatagagagagagagagagagagagagagagagagagagagagagagagagagaaagggtggcacgatggacgactggttagagcgtctgcctcacagttctgaggaccggggttcaatccccggccccgcctgtgtggagtttgcatgttctccccgtgcctgcgtgggttttctctgggcactccggtttcctcccacatcctaaaaacatgcattaattggtgactataaattgcccgtaggtgtgactgtgactgtgagtgcgaatagttgttgtgccctgcgattggctggcaaccagttcagggtgtaccccgcctcctgcccgatgacagctgggataggctccagcacgcccgcgaccctagtgaggagaagcggctcagaaaatggatggatggatggatggatatatatatatatatatagatgagagagagagagagagagagatagaaaCTACTGTTTTAAAAGTTTCTACCTTTCCAGCTGAAATTTAATTTTCTTTACTACATCATATGGTTCGGTGTTCTTTAAGGGAAAAATTATTCATCGAAATGCTATAATTGTAAATTTAATGTTGTGGCTCCATGACGCACTCCTTTGTTTTGCACTTGATGCAATACTTTCCATTATCTGTAGCCTTTTTGCAAAACCAGTGGAAACCGACACATTGAGCCAGACCGCATCTATACACAGCagaaaccacacaatctcaACTAAAGCCCAAAATTAATTGCTGGCCTATCTTGATCTGACTTAGAAACATGAACACTTTATCATTTTGTTGAACGagacaaaatcaaacaaacctggaggggaaaaaaaaaaataatttggctGGATGAAAAATCCCAAAGACACAAAAATCTTGCAGGAAGCCTTAGCACAAGAGTGAAAGCTATTCTAGTGGGAAAGGAGGTATTCACTCCATATTtggattgttttgctttttgtaggTGGAACTATCGAATACCTTGGCCATATAAGGTGCCTGCCAAAATCATGTTGTCATTGGATATTTAAATGACAATTTACCTCCAGACCCCTTCGAGCATCGCATTCATCGCATTCTTGATGTAGTCTATTTAGCTTGTCTGAAAACACTTGCCATCCACCAgctgctgtcaatcaaatcaCAGACAAAAAAGGCATTTGGGTATAACGCAACCCATCTTCCAATCCCCGTTTTACTCCTTCTTTGTACACAGGTGACAGTGAAAAGGTTAGCCAGCTGGAAGAAACCATCAACGGCCTTACCAAAGACCTCCACAACATACAGACCTCCATTCATGATCTAAACCAGAAGTtgtatgtgaatgtttttttaatccattgcaTTAATGCTACGTTATTCACTCTATACCTCTTGTAATGCAAGGTAATGTCAACTGTTGTCCTGTATAGTTCAGTACTAAATGGAGCTATTGTGCCAGCTGATTCTGCCCAGCCACACATGAAGGAAACGATCAACGACATCCACACCAAACTGGACCATTTGTATAATAGGACACAGGTAAACAATATGTATTTGTCTAGTGTATTTCATCTCAGTGGGAGaggatacagtatgtatttagtCAGCAACGGAGAATACCAGGCATCTCAGAGGGGCAAGGCCTTTACCtgtagaaatgtgtttttatattattcAATACTATTAGCTATGTAGTTTTTTAACCCCTCCACAACTCAATAGCATGCCAAACAAAGGGTTTGTCACTTTATTTAACTAAGaacaagtacatttttcaaatgaaactttATCTATAGAGCACTTCTCATACAATGATATGCATCTCAAAGTGCATTTACATAGTTTAGGACCAGACACTGAATATTTCATGCAAGGATATACCTTGTGATTTGGTATGTTTGTTCAGGTCCATGATCAGACCCTGCACAACATTAACAACCACTTAGAGAACGGAGGCGGTAATGACCTGGACGGAGCCGttgtaggaggaggaggacaccGGGGGAATCAGATGATCGCACTCAAGGAACAAATACTGACAGAGCTAGAGAGAAGGGTGACTCTATCCTGCTCTGCCTGCCAGGTGAAGCCTAATGTACTATACGTGAATAGATTCCAAAGATCAGATTAACATCAAGTGCTTTTTTTAGAACCTGCTTATTTATCCAGGTGCCTCTCTGCTACAGTATCAGTACTTGTTCTGGTATACGGTCGTGTAAAGTAATGTTAAGAAGTATTATCAAGGTCTGCCACGATTTTCACCAGAGGGGGAGGAGAGAATGTATAAGCCCATTTAAAGCCATAACTTTCCTCTCCATAAACACTGATTCACTTCTGGCCTCATTCACCTTTCATGGTTCCTTACAACAAGGCATGTGCCTATTAATTGCCTATGATCCCTCATAAGCAGTGTTACAGGTACATCAGTTTGAGTATTAGAGGTAATGATTTGTCcctaaaaagttaaatgcattttctatagtatatataatgtatagtGGAAATCTACAGTATAGTGCCACTTTTCCACTGCACTGTCGTACCTGCTGAGCTTATCCTGGTTCTACTCACTATTAATGCTTTTCCAGTGGAAAACCAGATGCCATGTGTGACGCAAATCACTGCTGGCCCTTCATTTGTTGGGCACATTCATCATCTTACATAGCATTttactgagagctacttcttgggtactgattaatacAAAGTGCTACCAGTTTGACACACTTACTTATAATATTCATCTGTGAACTTGAAGACACTGATCACAAATAATTGacaatcatcatcatttcattgagagctacttcttggtaTTTGACAGCTATGCCCAAATAACCCAAACCCCAAAAATTGTTGAATAAGTGAGGATGTCCTGCCAATAACCATTTTCCAGGAAAAATAGGGGTtactaccccccaaaaaaacaaacaaacaaaaaacattttaaaaaaggtgaaaaaacaaaaaaggtctgaataggtgaatctgcaggTGCCGAAACACGAATacgcgggggtccactgtaatgatttaacaaggtaggaaacagataaacatgagtatttacattttcagtgtATCCCTTCTCGAACATTTCGAGGAACTCACAAAGTCATAATTGGtaaagctatttttagaacaggcccgtaCGCTACTCATGTTGTCTTTAGGGGTCACTTGGTGCCtgtgggcaccatgttggtgacccctgtgcTGGTGTTAGCTCGTCCTCTTGCTCTAACTTAGCTCTGGACACTGCGGTATTAGgttccacagtctccactttgctgcaggaTGCATTTATTTCTTGCTCTCATTCGTGCGGGATGGTTTTAACCGTTTTTAGCTGAGCTATTTTAAAGTGGAAAACCAACCAGCCCAATCTAAGCTGGTACTGTGCAGTGTAAAAGTGGCATACATTCTTTGTAAGGGTTAGCGTACATTAGTATAGTGTAGTGTAACATGAAAAGAAGCTAAACAGCACATCAAATTTAACTAAGAAATTGAGCAACAGTTACTCCATGCACAAAGTACATTCAAGTACATTCACTAATTAAAAAAGAATCTTGCATGACAAATCTCAAAGAACACATTCTGATGAAAGTCAATACTGTGAAAATAGAAGGAAAggtttttgtaattttctgaTTTTCAGGCTGGTGTGGAGGACTTGAGGCGGCAGCAGGAGGAAGACAGAGAAAGAGTAAGAGCCCTGGAGAAGCTGATCAGCTCCATGGACCAACATTTTAGGCAGAGCCTGCAAATCATTCGCAGTGAGACAGAACAGTCCCGGGCGTGCTgcaacacagtcactgagctggagaagagaTTGTCAGATCTGAATGGCCAAGTCACCTCCACTGCCAGCAAGTGTGACACCATTAAAGGGCGACTGGATAAGGAGCTGACTGGAAGCGGGGGAGGAAAGGGAAGGGTGACAGAGGACAGGATGAATGGCAAACTGAGAGAGTTGGAGAAGAGGGTGAACAACACAGTGAGAAAAACAGAGCAAAGGTGTACTAACACTGGCAACAATCTGAAGGACAGTGTCCAAAGAGATGTCACACAGCTACGAAACATGGTACTCAGTCAGCTGGATGATCATAGCTTCAAAATCGGAAAGCTAGAGCTCGATGTGGCTGTTCTTGGAGACACTGTTACCGACCACAGTCGACGATTAAGCCAGCTAGAGAACGTCACAACCTTCATTGACAGACGTTTAAtagtgactacaaaaatgtgtaATGACACTTGTGGGCTCAACGGAAAAGACCATCAGACTGAAGACACTGTAAAAACCTTAGAATGGAGGGTTGTGGCCAACCAAGGAGAAATCCAGAAATTTAACACAAGATTAAACGATTTGTCTGTGTCAGGTGACTCACTGGCAGACAGGATCATTAACTTAACAGACGATGTCAAAAAGATAATTGCTGTCACAGGCAAGGACGGTGAGAACTTCAACAGGATAGTCACGGAAGTTGAAACACTGAGCCAAGATTGGGAGGACTGTTCTATTTGCAGCAATGTGGAGGAAGACTTACGTTTGCTGGCCAACTCCACCACAACAGGCCTCAACAAGTGTCAGACCGAGCTGAACGATGTGCGCAGAAAGGTGGACTCAGGAGAAACAGTGTGCTCTCAGGTGTGCTCAAACCTTCAAGAAGAGGTGGGGCTGCTCAGAGAGGAAGTGGAGAAGAGCAGTGAACAGTGTAAAATCAACATCAATGATGTGAGGAATCGCTTAGACGGTCACACTGACCACAATGGAAGATTAGGAGGAGATCTGAAGTCCATCCAAGGGGAACTATCTAAGGTCATGGTCGCATTCCGCTCCATTAATGACACTCTGAAGGGCATGGATACGACCATCCAGACACATGGGTACACACTAGATGATCTGACTGACACTAAGGACAAGATTCATTCTGAGGTAAGATGAATTGGTAATGACACTGACAGTGAATTTTTCTATGACTATATTTGTTCTTTGTGCCGTTTTCCCAACAACCACTGGTGCATTAGTTTCAAAATACGTAACAGGTTACACTGGCTTTTAATAGGGTTAATCACAGTCCAATTTCAAAGTCCTTATAGATAAGGTTTACTGCACTGTTAGCATACTTGTGTTGCTACCGTAGAAAAGGAATGGCGTCATAAATCGAGGACAACATTATGACGGCCGACCTGCAATGTTTGTAGACCTGAATACCTTGTCTTGTTAGCAGCAGCAAAGCTGCTATTTAAAGCTGTGTGCAGAGCTTGTACAAACTTTTCTGCACACTAAAAAGATCaggcaatgtttatttaatgaCATGATGCTATAACACAGATACTATATGTTATTTATGTTGTTAGTGTTTAGCTCTTTGACAACTCACCATGTCTTCCCTCTGTTAACAAATGCAAGTTTACTTTAGTTACAGTATGTATTGGGAGCTCTGGACCCTGTTGTATAGTTTTCATAAAATTAATGTAAGTGCGCCTGACAATGTAAACATCTAGACAATAACAAGACTACCAACAGTTAAGGTAAAACCTTGATGCTCTTTGCAatctcaaatacaaataaatattttctcacCCTTTGGGGTTACAATCAGCTCTGACTTCTCAGGGtgttaataaaaaacattgcatTGACAAGTCTATCTGAAATGATTGGTGTTATAGATGACCTAAATTATCCCGTGATGAACCACTGTTTTACTAAACTTTAAATGGCCTTTGAGAATGGAACAGCCGGCTACCATTTATGGCAACAGTGCCGTTGCCGCAAGGATGTTTTATGTGTAATTTCATTGAACTGTAAAGACTGAAACATGCCTTTTTTTATGGACTGTAACAGTTAAAATAGACTATGCATCATACAGAAAACACTCTTAACATGTCTGTTTTCTGTTAAAGGTGGACGATTTGAAGATTGATCTGGCTGAGCATGTAGATGATTCAAGCATTCGATTTGGCAGCCTTGGCAAAGACATTGAATTGATCAGGAGTAACTATGTGACGGAGGTCGGGGAGTGTCGGCGAGCGAGCGATGGCCTGGAACGCCGTTTTTCCAAGTTAGAGGGACTGTGTGGACGCTTCGACTCTTTTTCGGACAGTTTGCAGAGGATCAAGGAGGGTCTGAATCAACAAGTGTCTGTGCTGTGGAGCTGTGTCAATGGACTCAATGTAACTGTCACGTCCCAAGGATATCTCATCGATAATATCCAGAATGTCCAGCTGGAGAAAGTCCACTCTAGAATACACAGGCTGAACTCATCTCTGCTGGACTTGACTAAGGAGTTCCACGATTTCATAAGACAGGATTTCATGGGTAAGAGTCGGAGGATGCAGGGCATGAGATCTGACTTTCGGACAAGATATAAAGCTTGGTTAATGGGAGGCAAAGTTAGAGAATGTAAAAAATAGACCAAAGAAAGAATCTGGCCTGTCACGCAGTCACTTAAGAGCCTATAAAGTCTGCAGTCTGTGTGAAAGGGGAGTTTCAGTAAACATCAGGGTGAATGACTCAGTCACACCAGGTTAAAGGCCACAGCTTTCTTTTCTTACCAACACAACTTTTAGGAATCTTCCTTGAGACATCGCTTATCAGTGAACATTCTCAGAAGAGGGTTTGTCTTCTTTCACTTTACGAGGGAGTTTGCAATcttaaaactgctagcaagatttgaatataGCTTCACCTCACGAATCCCCCCGTCGAGTCTCTGACGAAAGCTGCACCCCTCACTAACAGGCCACTCATAAAGGCATGCCGTTATGAAAGGGCAAAGTTGTGATAAATCCCCAACAtattcaactttaaaaaaaaatagcaataggAATATTAAGCTAGCACTGGAACTGTAACAAGCCAACATTAGCCACAGCTGCTACATCAGTAGCATGCCTTTTTGGTAAGGGAGTGgtactataacactaaatgttatcggattgaagttttttgggggggaatgtacaatcaattaaacaTCAAAAAGGTGATGAACATACTTCTCGGACAGAAATTTGGCTTATTCCGCATCGTTCCTGAATCCTGATCTGTCCCTtcgctctgcttctgtttgctagtcttatgccagttgttagcaaacaagg of Phyllopteryx taeniolatus isolate TA_2022b chromosome 18, UOR_Ptae_1.2, whole genome shotgun sequence contains these proteins:
- the emilin1a gene encoding EMILIN-1-A, with amino-acid sequence METLFYLLALALARLSWGLGYAEPAVHSGQRAASRHRNWCAYVVTRTVSCVMEDGVETYIKPDYQRCTWGQCPRVAYRTYRRPRYKVAYKMVTEMEWRCCHGYSGEDCHDGPVNAGRPSVTQAGSTQGGGQSGNGDSEKVSQLEETINGLTKDLHNIQTSIHDLNQKFSVLNGAIVPADSAQPHMKETINDIHTKLDHLYNRTQVHDQTLHNINNHLENGGGNDLDGAVVGGGGHRGNQMIALKEQILTELERRVTLSCSACQAGVEDLRRQQEEDRERVRALEKLISSMDQHFRQSLQIIRSETEQSRACCNTVTELEKRLSDLNGQVTSTASKCDTIKGRLDKELTGSGGGKGRVTEDRMNGKLRELEKRVNNTVRKTEQRCTNTGNNLKDSVQRDVTQLRNMVLSQLDDHSFKIGKLELDVAVLGDTVTDHSRRLSQLENVTTFIDRRLIVTTKMCNDTCGLNGKDHQTEDTVKTLEWRVVANQGEIQKFNTRLNDLSVSGDSLADRIINLTDDVKKIIAVTGKDGENFNRIVTEVETLSQDWEDCSICSNVEEDLRLLANSTTTGLNKCQTELNDVRRKVDSGETVCSQVCSNLQEEVGLLREEVEKSSEQCKININDVRNRLDGHTDHNGRLGGDLKSIQGELSKVMVAFRSINDTLKGMDTTIQTHGYTLDDLTDTKDKIHSEVDDLKIDLAEHVDDSSIRFGSLGKDIELIRSNYVTEVGECRRASDGLERRFSKLEGLCGRFDSFSDSLQRIKEGLNQQVSVLWSCVNGLNVTVTSQGYLIDNIQNVQLEKVHSRIHRLNSSLLDLTKEFHDFIRQDFMGPPGLPGPKGERGLPGPQGAVGPQGKVGPQGEQGKQGPSGPPGLRGEQGLAGSDAHVPRLSFSAALTRPMRGVGTIAFNEVFVNENGVYNPRTGYFTAPVRGRYFFSAILTGHKNLKIEAVLSKSNTGVARVDSAGYQPEGLEKPMAEAKHIPGALAVFNIILPMEAGDTVCVDLVTGKLAYSSEPLTIFSGMLLYETI